The following coding sequences are from one uncultured Desulfobacter sp. window:
- the neuC gene encoding UDP-N-acetylglucosamine 2-epimerase, whose protein sequence is MKRIAIFTTTRAEFGAFIPLIKAIEKSNKISYSLFVGGAHLAQEYGYTYEEVKKQGFHVTQTFDYLLNENSMSSISKSCGINIIDMASIFEQFNFDIVCLAGDRYELLPIALTAILFRKPIIHLYGGEITEGVIDDQVRNMLTKAAHLHFTSCREYATNVQKMGEESWRIHSVGELVIDNVKNIPRLSKKQIFEDVGIDPKRKTVILTYHPVTLQENLEIIEQFECIIKALKKFDYQVVITAPNAEIGSDDLLNYIHSIVAKEPNFIFVYSLGIIRYYSLLPYCRFMIGNSSSGLLEAPFFKVPTVNIGPRQAGRLSHESVINCDCCESDIEETIRKVEESGFQEMVSEMEFKLGDGFAAEKIVMTLEKIKINSRLLTKKHIQDNS, encoded by the coding sequence ATGAAAAGAATTGCGATATTTACAACGACCCGAGCAGAATTCGGTGCGTTTATCCCATTGATCAAAGCAATAGAGAAATCCAATAAAATCAGCTATTCTCTTTTCGTAGGCGGGGCTCACCTTGCCCAAGAATACGGTTATACATATGAGGAGGTAAAAAAACAGGGGTTCCATGTCACCCAAACCTTTGATTACCTGCTAAATGAAAATTCGATGTCATCGATCAGTAAAAGCTGTGGAATTAATATAATTGATATGGCCTCTATATTTGAACAGTTCAATTTTGACATCGTCTGTTTAGCAGGAGATCGATATGAACTTTTGCCCATAGCCTTGACGGCTATTTTGTTTCGTAAACCCATTATACATCTCTATGGCGGAGAAATTACCGAGGGCGTTATTGATGACCAAGTCAGGAACATGCTAACAAAAGCGGCACATTTACATTTCACCTCATGCCGGGAGTATGCAACGAATGTACAAAAAATGGGTGAAGAAAGTTGGCGAATTCATTCTGTAGGTGAACTGGTTATTGATAATGTAAAAAATATTCCCCGATTAAGTAAAAAACAAATTTTTGAAGATGTTGGAATCGATCCCAAAAGGAAAACTGTTATTTTGACGTATCACCCGGTTACGCTTCAAGAAAATTTAGAAATAATCGAACAATTTGAGTGTATAATAAAGGCATTAAAAAAATTTGACTACCAGGTGGTCATAACAGCTCCAAATGCTGAAATCGGAAGCGATGATCTGCTGAACTATATTCACTCAATAGTCGCTAAAGAGCCTAATTTTATTTTTGTATATTCACTTGGCATCATTCGCTATTATAGTTTATTGCCGTATTGCCGTTTTATGATTGGAAATTCATCTAGTGGATTATTAGAAGCCCCTTTTTTCAAAGTTCCAACGGTTAATATTGGACCCCGACAGGCAGGAAGGCTTTCGCATGAAAGTGTAATCAATTGTGATTGTTGTGAGAGTGACATTGAAGAAACGATTCGAAAAGTAGAAGAAAGTGGGTTTCAAGAAATGGTTTCTGAAATGGAATTCAAACTGGGCGATGGTTTTGCTGCTGAGAAGATAGTCATGACACTTGAAAAAATAAAAATAAATTCCAGGCTTTTGACAAAAAAACATATTCAGGACAATAGTTAA
- a CDS encoding class I SAM-dependent methyltransferase, protein MTPHNIWDHIFLSKEWGRYPSEHLVRFTAINFYKANRKGKILEVGCGPGANIWFFGREGLDAYGIDSSSVAIRQAEKRLSEDKISANLRVGDIEKLPYEDQIFDAVVDSACLYNNSTEKTKRILNEVKRVLKPGGLFFSQTFADDTHKGENFKQLSALEFTDATDGPFANSGLFRLSSRKSIDELYGAYFTILNCDKLLQQLDKTGITISHWIIVSQKA, encoded by the coding sequence ATGACACCTCACAACATCTGGGACCATATCTTTCTATCGAAAGAATGGGGGCGTTATCCATCAGAACATCTTGTTCGTTTTACAGCAATAAATTTTTATAAAGCCAACCGAAAAGGTAAGATATTAGAAGTTGGTTGTGGCCCTGGAGCAAATATTTGGTTTTTCGGCAGAGAAGGGTTAGACGCATATGGCATTGATTCAAGCTCCGTTGCGATAAGGCAGGCTGAAAAAAGATTAAGCGAAGACAAGATAAGTGCAAATTTGCGTGTTGGTGACATTGAAAAATTGCCTTACGAGGATCAAATATTTGATGCTGTTGTGGACAGTGCATGTCTTTACAATAACAGCACCGAAAAAACTAAAAGAATATTGAATGAAGTTAAAAGGGTGCTGAAACCCGGCGGTCTATTTTTCAGTCAAACTTTTGCGGATGATACGCATAAAGGCGAGAATTTTAAACAACTATCAGCCTTGGAATTCACCGATGCGACTGATGGTCCTTTCGCAAATTCCGGATTGTTTCGTTTGTCGAGTAGAAAGTCAATTGATGAATTGTATGGGGCGTATTTTACAATATTAAACTGCGATAAACTTTTACAGCAGTTGGACAAAACCGGAATAACAATCAGTCACTGGATTATTGTTTCACAAAAGGCTTGA